One window of the Rosa rugosa chromosome 3, drRosRugo1.1, whole genome shotgun sequence genome contains the following:
- the LOC133735636 gene encoding cyclin-D5-2-like, whose protein sequence is MEGDHFFTDFSCLENPAFLASNSEVVDDDTSHNTIDIYYDPALQEEHVKVLLEKEIDFGFKNNDEGFVKWIEFRDDRLQAIKWILKNRAVHGFQFRTAFLSIMYFDQFISKRSFKGNKTTWLRTLSVACLSLAAKMEEQRNPLLSEYKVEDCIIERRWISQMELAVLSTLKWRMDPITPFAFIDYFIKRFHFNKEYPLETKYDIIEGFLIYLTRVINVMQHRPSVLAAAATIMAYDHQLTRAGLEAKIKSFPTLKLLEIEDVCSIYEILQEKEDNVKSTWPRDFSPADWSSGSDSARETVIS, encoded by the exons ATGGAAGGCGATCATTTCTTTACCGACTTTTCTTGCCTAGAAAATCCTGCCTTTTTGGCTAGTAACTCAGAGGTGGTCGATGACGACACATCGCATAATACCATTGACATCTACTATGATCCTGCATTGCAAGAAGAGCACGTTAAAGTTTTACTTGAGAAGgagattgattttggattcaaAAATAATGATGAAGGATTTGTCAAATGGATTGAGTTCAGAGATGACCGGTTGCAAGCCATTAAATGGATTCTCAAA AACAGAGCGGTTCATGGATTTCAATTCCGAACAGCATTTTTATCCATTATGTACTTTGACCAGTTCATTTCCAAGCGGTCCTTCAAG GGCAATAAAACAACTTGGCTCAGAACACTTTCTGTGGCTTGCTTATCTTTGGCTGCAAAAATGGAGGAGCAAAGAAATCCATTACTATCAGAGTATAAAGTTGAAGATTGCATAATTGAAAGGAGATGGATTAGCCAAATGGAGCTTGCGGTGTTGTCCACATTAAAATGGAGGATGGATCCAATAACTCCATTTGCTTTTATTGATTACTTCATCAAAAGGTTCCACTTCAACAAGGAATATCCACTAGAAACAAAATACGATATCATTGAAGGATTCCTCATCTATCTTACCCGAG TGATAAATGTAATGCAACATCGACCATCTGTCTTAGCAGCTGCCGCCACCATAATGGCATATGATCACCAATTAACGAGAGCAGGACTGGAAGCGAAGATAAAGTCCTTCCCAACTCTGAAGCTTTTGGAAATT GAAGATGTGTGTTCAATCTACGAAATCTTGCAAGAGAAGGAAGACAATGTGAAGTCTACATGGCCACGAGATTTCTCACCAGCCGATTGGAGCTCAGGAAGTGATTCTGCTAGAGAAACTGTGATCAGCTAG
- the LOC133736071 gene encoding uncharacterized protein LOC133736071 has translation MGKRNNQRKNAAMMLDSDDDNSSVSSTSTMRSDLVFAPANDEVQVDKDSLLDQALDALYEKRGSTREKALASIVEAFNSSLQHEFVEKKFATLLHQCLNCIKKGSSKEICLASHVIGLLALTVGCGDNANEMLEESLPVISQAFKSGSEPTKTIALLECLAIITFVGGNDPEQTEKSMQVMWQVVHPKLKSNVVVVKPTAAVITTMVFAWSFLLTTVDGWKFNPKDWQESISYLSSLLDKDDRSVRIAAGEALALIFEIGSLEKFSVGTKSSDDGSTEEGNYPREYVHIQGLKAKIINQARDLSAEAGGKSSAKKDLTNQRNMFRDILEYFEDDYSPEISIKIGSDSLQTSTWSQLIQLNFLKHFLGGGFIKHMQENELLQDVLGFTPKKKCVDFENRLSGSEKRMFRSPNSALNKARTQQLNKQRMLSAGKNIGRFAANVGDDV, from the exons ATGGGGAAGC GGAATAATCAACGTAAGAATGCGGCGATGATGTTGGATAGCGATGACGATAATAGTAGCGTGAGTTCAACGTCGACTATGCGCTCCGACCTTGTGTTTGCGCCAGCGAATGATGAAGTGCAAGTCGACAAGGATAGCTTGCTTGACCAAGCTCTCGATGCTCTCTATGAGAAGAg GGGTTCCACTAGGGAAAAAGCTCTGGCTTCAATTGTGGAAGCGTTTAATAGCAGCTTGCAGCATGAGTTTGTGGAAAAGAA ATTTGCCACTTTATTGCATCAGTGTCTGAATTGCATTAAAAAGGGTTCGTCCAAAGAGATATGCTTGGCATCTCATGTGATTG GATTGCTGGCTTTGACTGTTGGTTGTGGGGACAATGCTAATGAAATGCTTGAAGAATCCTTACCTGTGATTTCGCAGGCTTTCAAATCTGGATCTGAACCCACAAAGACAATAGCG TTGCTGGAGTGTTTAGCTATCATCACTTTCGTTGGTGGTAACGACCCAGAGCAAACCGAAAAATCAATGCAAGTTATGTGGCAAGTGGTTCATCCAAAACTGAAATCAAAC GTGGTTGTAGTTAAACCTACAGCGGCTGTCATAACTACGATGGTGTTTGCATGGTCCTTTCTTCTTACAACTGTAGATGGATGGAAATTTAATCCCAAAGATTGGCAAGA GTCCATATCATATTTGTCTAGTCTTCTAGACAAGGATGACCGCTCTGTGCGGATAGCTGCTGGTGAAGCTCTggcattaatttttgaaatagGAAGCTTAGAGAAGTTCTCTGTTGGCACAAAAAGTTCTGATGATGGCTCAACTGAAGAAGGAAATTACCCTCGAGAGTATGTACATATACAAGGATTGAAAGCAAAGATTATTAATCAAGCCAGAGACCTTTCAGCTGAGGCAGGTGGCAAAAGTTCTGCTAAGAAAGATCTTACCAACCAGCGGAACATGTTTCGGGATATCTTGGAATACTTTGAG GATGATTATTCTCCTGAAATTTCAATTAAGATTGGTAGTGATTCACTACAGACATCAACATGGTCGCAGCTGATACAG TTGAACTTTTTGAAGCACTTTCTTGGAGGAGGGTTTATAAAGCACATGCAG GAAAATGAACTCCTTCAGGATGTCTTAGGGTTCACTCCAAAGAAAAAGTGTGTGGATTTTGAAAATCGTCTATCTGGTAGTGAAAAG AGGATGTTTAGGTCACCAAACTCAGCTCTCAACAAAGCAAGGACCCAGCAACTTAATAAGCAGAGGATGTTATCGGCG GGTAAAAATATTGGCCGCTTTGCAGCTAATGTGGGGGATGATGTGTAG